GGAGAGCACCAGGATCGTGGTGTTCGTCGCGGAGAACGGGAAGTTCAGCGCGTCGGCCTTCTCGGACCAGAAGTCCGGGCCGGTCACCGATCGCAGGGTGAAGTACATCGCGAAGAGGGCCGCGAAGAACATCAGCTCGGAACTCAACCAGATGATGGTTCCGACGCTGGTGAGGTTCGGCCGGTTGACCGACGGGTGCGCGTGCCCGGTTTCTACTGTCGTTGCTGTCGCCACGACCGACATTATGTCGGTCGCTTATCCCGCCCTCACCCCGGGGGGTGCCGTTCGGAGTGTCCGCCCCGTCTGTACTGCCCGTATGGCCCATCGAACGGCCCGTCGAAGCCGTGTCCCAACCGGTGTTGACGAGGTGTTCAAGGGAGTAGCATCCGGCCCAACGGGCTACGACAGCCACGACAGCCTTACCGGTCTTCACCGCGTATCGGAGGAAGCATGCAGGCGACCGCCACGGTGCTGGTCTACAGCGACGACTCCAACACCCGCGAACAGGTGCGGCTCGCGACCGGCCGCCGGCCGGCTCCGGACGTCCCCGTCGTCGAGTTCGTGGAGTGCGCCACCCCGGCCGCCGTGATCAAGGAGCTGGACAAGGGCGGGATCGACGTCTGCGTGCTGGACGGGGAGGCCGTTCCCATGGGCGGCATGGGGGTCTGCCGCCAGATCAAGGACGAGGTCTTCATGTGCCCGCCGGTGCTGCTGCTGATCGCGCGGCCGCAGGATGCGTGGCTGGCCACGTGGAGTCGGGCGGAGGCGGCTGTGACGCTGCCGGTGGAGCCGGTGGAGTTCGCGGGTGCGCTGGCCGCGCTGCTGCGGGAGAAGCGGCTCCAGGGCGTTTAGGACGCCTGAGGGGGCGGGGGCGGGAGTCGTGCGGCGGGTGCGGCTGCGTCGTGGCTTGTCGCGCCCACGCGGCGGAGCCGCATATCGCACAGCCCCGCCCCCCGGCGGCGCTGCCCCGGGGGGCGTCGTCACACGCTCTCAGGTCGCAGCCGGGCCTGCTCTCCGGTGCCGGAGGCGCTGCCCCCGCCGCCCGTGAGGGCGCTGCCGGTGCGCCACTTGTTCCAGTCCAGGTTCCAGTCGCCGAAGCCGTTGCCGAACGGCTCCATCATCTCGCCGCCGGAGTTGACCACCTCCACGAGGTCGCCCTCCTGGACGGCCTTGAAGAACCACTCCGCGTTGGCGGTGCTCATGCCGACGCAGCCGTGACTGACGTTGGCCGAGCCCTGGGAGCCGACGGACCAGGGGGCGGCGTGCACGTACTCGCCGCTCCAGGTGACGCGGGTGGCGAAGTGGACCGGCAGGTCGTACGACTCCGAGGAGCCCTCGGCGATGCCCACGGTCGTGCTGCGCATGCGTACGAAGGGTTCCTTGCCGAGGACGACCTTGACGCCGTTGCGGGTGTCGAAGCCGGGCTTGCCGGTGGTGACCGGGATCTGCTTGATCTCCTCGCCGTCCTGGAAGACCGTCAGCGTGTGTGCGGCGGCGTCGGTGACGGCCACCACCCGGTCGTCCGTGGTGATCTTCAGGGGCTTGGCGGCGCCGCCCCACATCCGGTCGCCGACCTTGATGCCTTCGAGGGTGCTGCGCACCTGAACGGTCGCGTGCGCGGGCCAGAACTCCTTCGGGCGGTAGTGGAGCTTCTTGTCGTCCACCCAGTGCCAGGCGCCCTCCACCGCGGGCGTCGAGTCCACCTTCAGCGCACGCTCCACTATGGCCCGCTGCGCCTTGTCCTTGACCGGCTGGCTCAGCTCCGCGGTGACGGGCTGGCCGACCCCGTACGCGCCCGCCTTGGGCCCGAAGGTGATGCCCAGGGTCTTCTTGGCGCCGGGCTTGCCCGTCTCGAAGGTGAGCACCTTGCGGCCGGGCGCCCCGTCGTCGTCCTCGGTGCTGACCCGCACCGTGTAGCTGGCGTTGGCGGCCAGGGGTGAGGTGCTGTGCCAGCGGGCGCCGTCGGCGGACAGCTCGCCGGCGACGTAGCGGCCGGACGCGTCCATGGCCGTGACGTCCGTGATGCGCCCGTCGGCGCCCTCGGCGACGACCTCCAGGGGTTTGTCCGGGTCGGCCTTCTTCCCGGCGTCCTTGGGGCCGTTGAAGGAGATCTGGCCGGCCGCGTCGTAGGGCGAGGCCGACAGCGGGTTGTCGTCGTCCGTGCAGGCGGTGACGCCCGTGGCGAGGGCCATCACCAGCAGGGTGCAGCCGACGACCGTACGCCCCCGCGCCTGGAAGTGAACCGTGTCGCTCATGGCCTCACGCTAGGGAGCCACGTCAAGGACGGCACGGTGGGTAATCCGGACGAGTGAAAGGCGTACGGCATGCGAAGGGCCCGGACGCTCCTGACGGAGTGTCCGGGCCCCTCTGTGCTCAGCGCGTGCTACTGGGTGCGGTTCTCACCGCGGTAGTACTCGAAGACCCAGCCGAACAGGCCGACCAGGATCACCGGTGCCGAGAAGTACATGATCCACCAGCCGACGGCCACGCCCAGGAAGGCGAGCGCACCGCCGAGACCGAGCGCGAGCGGCTGCCAGCTGTGCGGGCTGAAGAACCCGACCTCGCCGGCGTCGTCCGCGACGTCCGCCTCCTTGTTGTCCTGCGCACCGACGTCGACCCGCTTGGCCGTGAAGGCCAGGTAGAAGCCGATCATGATGGACAGGCCGAAGGCCAGGAAGAGCGCCGTGGTGCCGGCCGGCTCCTTGGACCAGTAGCCGTAGACGACCGCCACGACGAGGATGAAGACGCTCAACCAGATGAACATCTTGCCCTGGATCTTCACTTCCCGGCCTCCTTGCCGCCGGCGAGGGTCTTCTCCCCGTGACCGACGTTCTCCAGCTGGTCGATCGCCGAGATCTCGGGGTGGTGCAGGTCGAACGCCGGGGATTCGCTGCGGATGCGCGGCAGGGTGAGGAAGTTGTGCCGCGGCGGCGGGCAGGAGGTCGCCCACTCCAGCGAACGCCCGTAGCCCCACGGGTCGTCCACCTCGACCGGCTTGCCGTACTTGGCCGTCTTCCAGATGTTGTAGAAGAACGGCAGGATCGACGCGCCGAGCAGGAACGAGCTGATCGTCGAGATCGTGTTCAGGGCGGTGAACCCGTCGGCCGCCAGGTAGTCGGCGTACCGGCGCGGCATGCCCTCGGCGCCCAGCCAGTGCTGGACCAGGAACGTGCCGTGGAAGCCGACGAAGAGCGTCCAGAACGTGATCTTGCCCAGGCGCTCGTCGAGCAGCTTGCCGGTGAACTTCGGCCACCAGAAGTGGAAGCCCGCGAACATCGCGAACACCACCGTGCCGAACACCACGTAGTGGAAGTGCGCCACCACGAAGTACGAGTCCGAGACGTGGAAGTCCAGCGGCGGCGAGGCCAGGATGACACCGGTCAGACCACCGAAGAGGAAGGTGATCAGGAAGCCGGTGGACCACAGCATCGGTGTCTCGAAGGACAGCGAGCCCTTCCACATGGTGCCGATCCAGTTGAAGAACTTCACACCGGTCGGGACCGCGATCAGGAAGGTCATGAAGGAGAAGAAGGGCAACAGCACGCCGCCCGTGACGTACATGTGGTGCGCCCACACCGTCACCGACAGACCCGCGATCGCGATGGTCGCCGCGACCAGACCCGTGTAACCGAAGATCGGCTTGCGGGAGAAGACCGGGATGATCTCACTGACGATGCCGAAGAACGGCAGCGCGATGATGTACACCTCGGGATGGCCGAAGAACCAGAACAGGTGCTGCCACAGCAGCGCCCCGCCGTTGGCCGAGTCGAAGATGTGCGCACCGAACTTGCGGTCCGCCTCCAGCGCGAACAGGGCCGCGGCCAGCACCGGGAAGGCCAGCAGGACCAGCACCGCGGTGAGCAGCACGTTCCAGGTGAAGATCGGCATCCGGAACATCGTCATGCCGGGCGCGCGCATGCAGATGATCGTGGTGATGAAGTTGACCGCGCCGAGGATGGTGCCGAAGCCGGAGAAGGCCAGACCCATGATCCACAGGTCGCCGCCGATGCCGGGCGAGTGCACCGCGTCGGACAGCGGGGAGTAGGCGAACCAGCCGAAGTCGGCCGCGCCCTGCGGGGTCAGGAACCCGCCCACCGCGATGGTCGAGCCGAACAGGTACAGCCAGTAGGCGAACATGTTCAGCCGCGGGAACGCCACGTCCGGCGCACCGATCTGCAGCGGCATGATCCAGTTCGTGAAGCCGGCGAACAGCGGCGTCGCGAACATCAGCAGCATGATCGTGCCGTGCATCGTGAACGCCTGGTTGAACTGCTCGTTCGACATGATCTGCAGACCCGGCCGGGCCAGCTCGGCGCGCATGAAGAGCGCCATCACGCCGCCGATGCAGAAGAAGGCGAACGACGTCACCAGATACAGCGTGCCGATCGTCTTGTGGTCAGTGGTCGTCAGCCACTTGATCACGACGTTGCCGGGCTGCTTGCGCCGTA
The Streptomyces sp. NBC_01723 genome window above contains:
- the ctaD gene encoding aa3-type cytochrome oxidase subunit I, with the protein product MSILNEPQGASAAEDSYENELPVRRKQPGNVVIKWLTTTDHKTIGTLYLVTSFAFFCIGGVMALFMRAELARPGLQIMSNEQFNQAFTMHGTIMLLMFATPLFAGFTNWIMPLQIGAPDVAFPRLNMFAYWLYLFGSTIAVGGFLTPQGAADFGWFAYSPLSDAVHSPGIGGDLWIMGLAFSGFGTILGAVNFITTIICMRAPGMTMFRMPIFTWNVLLTAVLVLLAFPVLAAALFALEADRKFGAHIFDSANGGALLWQHLFWFFGHPEVYIIALPFFGIVSEIIPVFSRKPIFGYTGLVAATIAIAGLSVTVWAHHMYVTGGVLLPFFSFMTFLIAVPTGVKFFNWIGTMWKGSLSFETPMLWSTGFLITFLFGGLTGVILASPPLDFHVSDSYFVVAHFHYVVFGTVVFAMFAGFHFWWPKFTGKLLDERLGKITFWTLFVGFHGTFLVQHWLGAEGMPRRYADYLAADGFTALNTISTISSFLLGASILPFFYNIWKTAKYGKPVEVDDPWGYGRSLEWATSCPPPRHNFLTLPRIRSESPAFDLHHPEISAIDQLENVGHGEKTLAGGKEAGK
- a CDS encoding cytochrome c oxidase subunit 4 produces the protein MKIQGKMFIWLSVFILVVAVVYGYWSKEPAGTTALFLAFGLSIMIGFYLAFTAKRVDVGAQDNKEADVADDAGEVGFFSPHSWQPLALGLGGALAFLGVAVGWWIMYFSAPVILVGLFGWVFEYYRGENRTQ
- a CDS encoding response regulator transcription factor; this encodes MQATATVLVYSDDSNTREQVRLATGRRPAPDVPVVEFVECATPAAVIKELDKGGIDVCVLDGEAVPMGGMGVCRQIKDEVFMCPPVLLLIARPQDAWLATWSRAEAAVTLPVEPVEFAGALAALLREKRLQGV
- a CDS encoding L,D-transpeptidase — its product is MSDTVHFQARGRTVVGCTLLVMALATGVTACTDDDNPLSASPYDAAGQISFNGPKDAGKKADPDKPLEVVAEGADGRITDVTAMDASGRYVAGELSADGARWHSTSPLAANASYTVRVSTEDDDGAPGRKVLTFETGKPGAKKTLGITFGPKAGAYGVGQPVTAELSQPVKDKAQRAIVERALKVDSTPAVEGAWHWVDDKKLHYRPKEFWPAHATVQVRSTLEGIKVGDRMWGGAAKPLKITTDDRVVAVTDAAAHTLTVFQDGEEIKQIPVTTGKPGFDTRNGVKVVLGKEPFVRMRSTTVGIAEGSSESYDLPVHFATRVTWSGEYVHAAPWSVGSQGSANVSHGCVGMSTANAEWFFKAVQEGDLVEVVNSGGEMMEPFGNGFGDWNLDWNKWRTGSALTGGGGSASGTGEQARLRPESV